Within Anolis sagrei isolate rAnoSag1 chromosome 3, rAnoSag1.mat, whole genome shotgun sequence, the genomic segment TGGCTGATATTCTTGTAAACATGCTACCTGGGCCACAAAGGAGTAGTTATGAAATTATTTGGATACTTGACAAATGACTATGATTGCCCTACTTGCCATTTGAGTAATTAGAATTCCACCTACAACATCTTTACTACTGGCTAGGTTTTTGCAATACTTGACTTGCTTTTATAAATGCTTCTGAGAATTTGcctttgtttccatttctttctgGAAAGCCTTGAATACaatcaactccaaaactccaactTCTGGAAAATTTGATTTTATTTAAAAACCGAAGCTTCAAATTAACAAAACTGTCTCTTCATTAGCTGTGAGCAAAACAGTTTGAAGGAACAAGAGCCATACTTTAGGTGAGTGCACTCTCTCTTGAGAAATATGTTTTCTCCTTTAGACAGATAAAAACCCTCTTAAGATCCGCACAGGTAGCTCTGGTATAGACTTTCCCAATATGGTACCTCATTCCCATATTTTGGACTGCATCTACCTTCTTCCATAAATATTGTCTGATGGGAACAGTAtcttaaaacatctggaggttatCATCTGGGGAAACTTTTTTACAACTGGGATTTTCAGCTGCTTCTCCCTCTTCCCTGAATCTTAAAGGGTAGGACATTCATTCCTATAATTCTTTTGGTGTAGTAATGCAATGTAAATGTGAACACTATTTTCAACATAATCATAATTAACCTTTGTTTTTTATCTTTTGTACCTATCTCTGTTTAAATGTCCCATTAACTGCATAATTTCATCTAGGATGAAGGTGTGGATTGTCATAATAGCAGTATGTTTGTGGCAAGGAATTGTCAGTTTAAGAGGACGCTACACTTCTGAAGAACCTGCTGTCAAATATAATGTGAATCCAGagtgctttttaaatgttgtaagtTAAATACAGATTTGACAAGTAACCTTTTGCTAAACGGTATCATAAAGGGCAGAAGTCATTCATACAGTCAGTGTGAGCAGCCTTCCCCTGAGATCTTAGAACTCCAACAGGATCATATAGTCTCTCAAGTAACCTTGACTGAAATGCACATACCAGCCTGCTTTATTCTTTATATCTGGTGCAAAATATGCATTTGATCAGCCAATGACTGAGTACGTTATTATCCCTCACTGGGTTGCTACTGGGTCTTCTAAATTAAGATTGAAATATCAgccaatttttccattgttagttGCATTACTTTACTTCTGCACTACATTTGTCCATCTTCCATGCAGAACAAGTATAAGTAGTTCATGATTTCCATATTATCCAAGTAGCAAaataaggcacacacacacacacacacacacacacacacatatatatatatatatatatatatatatattcttgccTATTGAAGTGAACACCAAGTAGGCATATGTGATCTATTAAAAATGGCTCAAAAGTACTGAGGAAACTTGGAGTGAAACTTgcaacaatggtagaacacatttaccactcttagcgtgccaaatttcagaatgtttcacttatttaTGGATTTTTAGTGAATTTTCAAAGgttttttataaacaactttttttttaaaaaaaaaactacacgacctatcttcttgaatttaatttacaatgcacaagataaccagggcatcaactCCCAGAtgtttcaggaagattcacaCATTTAcagatttttggtttttttttaagtttagaCAATTTATCCCCCCAAAGTAACAGCAGCAATCTCTTTGAATCTCAGTCTATCTATATGACACATAATTTTAACTTACCACAGACTTATACTATTCCTTACTTAGGTCctctgcagattcaataattttatttattattattagactgactgcTGCAGCCTGATGCTGggcattgcattctgggaaatgtagtttctcaCAGGCATATGGCTCACTGCGtgcacataattaaattactataattggggaaacttcaggggctcctatactcctcatttttaaagctattgagcTATTTACTATTGATAGCCCATGAAATTTCATAACGTcacacttatccacagatttttgatAAGTtgttataaacattttaaaaaaaactacaagagctggCTCCTTGAATTTTGTATTCAATGTCACAAGATAGCAGGGGATCATTCCTCCCACTTTCAGAAATACTTATACATCtattgattttagggatttttttaaaaaaagttttgataaAAACTGACTGTTTAGGGAGGGACAAATCTATCTCCCGTCTCCTCATTGGTGCTTTCTGATTCTGATGCATACTGAGAAATGTAATTTAGTCCAGAGCCTGTTGAATACTTTGGCATAGGGCTTttctccttcccaaactacatttcccaagttCTGGACTGTTGTCACAGTGCCAGGACTCTGCCTTATTCAGATAGAGATGAACCAAataaatacccagtttgtatcaagcggtttaattaaaacagcactttctggctgttttaatagtccaaaatataaaacctaAAGATTGcattcagccacagaatataaaacaaaaacagcaaacactgttgcaggttcaagataactccgtagtcaaaaggtctagtccagtggtcaaacacggagagttcaataaacaaatcaAGAGTCTATGCCATAGTCTAAAGCCAGGCCAAAGATTCTAGGTTGCAGgtttccaaaggttcaggagacaggtcaggatactgaaaatccacaaacctgggggaaaaccagcagcatctactaccaagataagacaaatacttttctcccaaagatcagtcccaaggctagctcattatttCCAGGAATACCCAGCTGCAATCTATCtgttgcatgcctccacccttaattgctttacccatgaactcttacttacagattactcaaccctttagaactaaatcttacattaactcttccatcaccaactgctaggcctaccactaCCAactaccatcaactgcagaacatgatacatgacagctgTTCCTAAAATGTAATGTGTCCTGTCTTCACACTGAGAAGCCATTAAGTTTTCATGCAGAAAAGCCATTAATTTACAGGGAGAGTAATGGCAAAGGAGGCgggtagatttttttttatgcTTCCTTTCACTAGTTTAACTTGCTTTCTTGCCTTGCACTGAATGAACCTGACTTTGgaagccttctgagatttacaaaactaaaactaaaaagtATGAGtttcgattcttaagtttttggtgttgGCCAAAACTCTTCGGAATGGCTTCcaacttacaaaacttccaattttcttaCGAATTCTGACTCATTCAATTTTTTTGCACACCTTTACCTAGATGGCACCATTAAAAAGTAtgcttttttgggggtggggggagcaggGCAAGGACTAGACACACCTTGGAATGTATGATATATTTCCTAAGAGGATGACTGTAAAAAAAATTGGGGTGTTAAACTATCACACTGCTGatccaccaattgtaaagaataTTTATACGATCCCAAATGCTGTCAGCCAAATATATAACGCGATATGGGGATTAAAGAAGGAGGGCATCTCTATCAGGCTAAGAGGATCCTCCTTTATTTGGAGATCTCACCGCTGcctcaccaaaaatgtaaagcgATCCCACCAGTACGCCACCAAATGTAAAAGattattaaataaattcaattaagtgCTTGGAGGCTGCTGAAACTTTGCCATCAACACACTTATTTTCTGAGTCAAAGTTCTGTAATCACTGCCAACCACCACACTTTAAGGAACATTAAGCTTCTGATTTGGCAAGAGGCTTTAGGCAAGCTGTGCTGTGCTGGATTCTCACTCAGGGCTTTGAACTCTGAGGTAAAATAAcactgagattctttttaaataaaCGCTGCCACCATTTCTTACAACTCTGTTGTTCTATACTGCTATGGAACTatttcacatagaggcactctagagacagttgtagtttaacaaggaaCAAAGCTGTTTGTTTGTGAGAACTTTGACAAAATAGGCACTTAATCTTAACGGTTGCATAAATGAGTAAAAATGTGTGGTTACTTCAAAGAACAGTTCAAGGCTTAGTTTCAAAACAACTCTCCACTCCCTTACAAGAATCTAGCAGTCTTCCCTCTGTCTAGACTTCTTTAAACTCCAGATAATCCTTTCCTTTGGATCTGTCTATTCTCTAGTAGACTAGCTATTCTCCCTAacagctatctatctatactaACTGACCAACTCCTGGCTTCACTAACTCTTCTTCTTCAAAAACTCCTCAAAACCTAACTCTTCAGACACCAGTTCCTGTCTCTTCAATCATCAAAACCTATCTGACTTGTCAGATTTAAAAACACACCTACTTCAaggctttttttttctcttccctccagTTAAGCTCTGTCCACTCTCTCCAAGCCGATTACACAGCTTCCCACATTCCCtctaggctgctcctaagctccgcccactctaGGAACTAGGTGCTCTAAGATGGCTACCTCCTTCACCATCtctttaaaatggctgctgaacttcctgggcctacttcctgggcctacttacTGGGCTTTCCCTGGCCTAGAAAGGTAGAGAATTCATTACAGTGACCATGTTCTCACTTAAATTCTGCTAAATATTAGTGGCCACTTGCATTGGAATTCTTGTAACTCATCTAACTTGTACCATATGAATAGTGCTATTTTTCTCTGGCTTCTATAAATGCTAGTTCCAATCTTCTCTCAAAATGATTGCTTCCTTTTGGTATAGAAAGGATCCATAtaaacaagcctactgtgattTGCAGACTGAGATTATCCAACTTTACGGATACCCCAGTGAAGAACATCATGTGGAGACAGAAGATGGATATATCCTTACAGTCATCCGAATACCTCATGGAAGACATAATGATACAAACAAAGGTAATGCTATAGAAGCGAAGAAATGCCCAATTCTCCCATACCCAACCATGATTTGCTAGTTTACTATATTGTAATTCATTTCTTAGAACATCTATACATTGTTGACAGTGAATATATGTCACTGATTCTTTGCAAGAAGCCTAGTGAGGAAAAAGACACAAAGATAAGCCCCAGGGAAGATGTGTTAAGGCAGTGGCTCTCagcctttctaatgccacaacccattaatacaatttctcatgttgtggtgacccccaaatataaaattattttcattgctacctcatcactgtaattttgttactgttataagttgttatgtaaatatctgatatgcaggatgtattttcattcactgcaccaaatttggcagaaatacctgatatgtccaaatttgaatatccgtggtgttggggggattgattttgtcatttgggagttatagttgctgtgatttatagttcacctacaatcaaagagcattccaaactccagcaatgatggaattgaaccaaacttggcatacagaactcccatgactaacaaaaaatactggaaaggtttggtgggcattgaccttgagttttggagttgtagttcacatacatccagccttctctgccaaaggggttcctaagtcaATCAGAAATATgagttttttatggtctttggcgacccctctgacacaccctttcccgaccccaggttgagaaaggctgtgtTAAGGGTTTTGAATGGGCACAGTAGTGTTAAAGATCCTCTGCTGAACAAGTGACATGCCTATCAAGAATAaagatatattgtcaaaggctttcattgctggaatcactgggttgttgtgctatatggtcatgttctagaagcattctctcttctcgactgaggcaaagaagccattaagtagttctgccttttccctaatAAATTTTCAATAAATTGACAATAAATTGACAATCTGCTGATGGCAATCTTTCAGAGAGTCCTGCACTGAGGCAGATCCTCAATGCAATATTTTTGAACATATAACAATTTCACATTTATCTAATTATGTGcatattatatgtttatttagAATTCTTTCTCATGACATGGTACTTGAGCTGCTTTATAACatagataaaaacaaaatatggctGAGGAACAAGGAAAatgaactattttaaaaaaatgatttattcTGTTAAAGCACCATAAGTTAAAGCTAAATAAAAGCATAACAATGTGAATAAATGTGTGGCATGCATGTtccagttttaaaataaaaaccttcTTCATAGCTAATTGATGACCCAGAGCTTTATTCAATTAAAAGGTCTTTAGCGGATGGCAGAAGAGTAGGAAGACAGCCAAGTTCACATTCAAAGCAAAAACTATCTTGTATTGGAAGTTCAAGAACAAGCTTAGTGTCCTATTTTCAAGATGAGTAGAGGAAATTTGCAAGGCACATTCAAGTAACAGTTCCTGAACATTGTGATTTAGTGTTTAATATGAAGTTTCGTTAGCAAATTTAGAACACATACTTTTAAACATACTAATTTTAGCTAAAGCTTTAGTAATTGAATTGTATCCTGACCACACTGAAAACTGGAGCTCTTGAGTGGGAacataataatgcaattaaaaaatctctcttttgttgttttttgtaggCTCACGGCCAACCGTATATTTGCAACATGCTTTGATTGGAGATGCTTCTCACTGGGTTTCAAATCAACCTCAAAAGAGTTTGGGTTTCATCTTAGCAGATGCTGGCTATGATGTCTGGCTTGGGAACAGCAGAGGCAACACCTATTCTTTAAACCATAAGACCCTGACGACCAAGGAACAAAAGTTCTGGGAATTTAGGTAAGGAAACCCATATTAATATCCACCATCACATTGGTGAAAAGGATTGCTTTATgtgtctaaggacctcatcacatggaccttGAGAAGTGTGGCAGGCTGTCTGTCTCGCAAAGGGAATTTTACCTTTTGATCCCCTATTGTCCCATTTCCAGTTTTGTCTTCCCATCACACTCTTTGGTCGCCTCCCCCTCCCCTGTTGTTGTCTACATTCGAACCATCACACGGAGAATCCTTTTCTCTGCCTTCTCCATATTACTTATTTCTTAAATCAGGGAAGACTTCAATATTGAAAGCCAAGATTACTGTATATCTCATCCCAATTTGGGGGAAGGGGAAGCCTGGAAATTTTTAAACACCTTTACTGTTATAGGTCTTTCCCATGCTTTCCTTCCATTATACCAGTGTTATTATAAACCACTTTGCCATGATCTCCTCCTGCTAGGCTATGCTTTCCTTCATTGGACCAATGTAATTTATAAATCACTTTGCCATGATTCCCTCTTACAAGGCTGTGCTTCCTTTCATTAGACCATTGTAATTATAAATCACTTTGCCATGATCCCCTCTTACAAGACTATGCTTCCTttcattagaccagtggttctcaacctgtgggtccccagatgttttggccttcaactcccagaaatcctaacatctggtaaactggctgggatttctgggaattgtaggcaaaacacctggggacccacaggttgagaaccactgcattagaccaTTGTAATTATAAAACACTTTGCCATGATCCCCTCCTGCTAGGTTCTGCTTCCATTCATCAGACCAGTGTAATCATAGACCACTTCCCCATGATCCCCTCTTGCAAGGCTGTGGTTCCCTTCATTAGACCAGTGTTATGTTAAAAAGATAGCAAGAATACAATTTCGAGCACTGATTATtattaaggagaaaatgcagtgaaagcaaagtggTAAGGAACACCCATTCCTCTACATCACTGAAAAGATTCAACACAGATGAATCTGTTAGATCTCATTAAATGTGTTTTTGGCATTAGCAATGATTCTGGCATATACCAGGGGCTCAGAACACGATAGTAAGTACATcatgctgacatcagcagatgCTCCTGAATGACCAGAAATTAGAAGAGTGGTGAAAGCAACAACATGGGCACAATCTATCTCTTTTGCCTGCACTAATGAGTGCAGGGTAAAGGGCATGGCAACAACCTATGTGTATAGTGGACATCTGCATTGGACAGCCCTATTGTTCACACTGGATAGAAGTTGTCAACTTGTTTCAGAAATTTGACCAACCTCTGaacgttttgaaacttggcaggcttaaggTCATGAAAGTTACTTACAAGTATGCCATGTTTCATTCTCTAACCATACTTGATGTGAGGCTAATAAGATTAATTCACTTTACCTTGTAAATAAGGATCAGAACTTCCAGAACATTGTGGGAACAGCCATGAGCATCTACACAGTGAATGCAGGCTGTTAAGCCCATGTAGATAAGCTCTTGTTCTACATAAGTTTATAGTACAAACTTTGTTCTTTCAGCGAATCTTTATGGATTTCATCATATTGATCCCCCTCCCATTTTGTTCTGTTTTACCAGTAATCACAGACAGCATGGAAGGCATGTGTGGTGCCTTGTGGTGGCCCGTGCACCTTCTCACCTTCCCCCATCACATATGAACTTCAGGGCAAGGTGTGTTGTTGAACTGTCCCTCCCCTATCATACAGGGAAAACTGTGGCAATGTGCATTGTAGCATTGCCGTTTCCCCCAGATGGGGGAAAGGCCGAAAACAGtaagtagctccattggagcaaCCTAAAACTAAATTCACTTTCCCTGTTTGGCGAGGAAGCATCTTGCGACGCTTCCTTGCCCCTTCAGCCATCAATGAGGTAGAACCAtggcctgtgtcatgtgatggtgctTGGCAGGATCCGTGGCCAAAGAGGAGTAAGGGGCCAAAAATcccttgtgtgatgaggtggtagggTGTTACAACATCTTTTTTTGCAAACAAAGACACCATTAACATTTATGTAtataggcagtctccaagttgcaaatatccaacttacaaatgactcctacttaaaaatgggggtgaggcaacaagaagtgagaaaaatctacttctcagaaggaaaattcattcctgaaagagtcgTCATGCAAAAAGGTGTCTCAAATGGATCTTTATCACAAATTGTTGTTTCTACAATAAGCTAAAATTttcaaatccaattttcacagggaccgaaagtgaggtgaaatcttttgaacagaggcacagacagcaaaataaacactacagccaggcatgtagccgggggggtcTGAGAAAAGGCCTtagtggtacattatttaaactgttatgtttaaactgttatgttcattcatatcatgatctgatcaccatgctcaatatatctcatatgcatgggggtattggggtaacgatacaaaaggtttgctagggtagaccctctttcactcagactcagccccccccccccccccgaatcaaaatcctggctacgggcctgatcacaggggtgttacccttccctatgcacacacacacagatggtcttacacttttaaaagtacttgttccaacttacaaacaaattcaacctaAAAAAACAAACCTATAAAAACCTATtgtgttcataatttggggactgttTGTACATTCCTATGTGTATTTCTTTATCTAGTTTTCATGAGATGGGATACTATGATATTCCTGCCGTCATCAACTTCATCCTGAAGAAAACTGCCCAAGAACACCTATATTTCGTAGGACATTCTGAAGGCTCAACAGCAGGCATGTTACTGACATTAGTctttttctgaatatttaattgtaacaattttttaaaattcctaaaaatccatAGATGAAGTAATCTATCTGAAATTCTGCTGGACTGATGCCCTGTTTATTTTGTCTCATTGTGCAAAATTCAAGGGGATGCCTCTTGAAGTTTTTataatttgtaaatatttttccTAAAAACCAGTGAATgaccaaaatgttctgaaacttggcaggtttAAGGTCATGAAAGTTACCTACAAGAATGCCACGTTTCATTCTGATAGCTATAAAACtgacagagaaacaagcctcGAAATTTTCCCCATTACCACTAATGAAATAAATCTTACCAAAGCAATTACATGCGGATAACGCATCGGAATGGGACCCCTCCGAATCTTTACAAATTGAAGCAATGGCCATCCGAATCTCTGAAATGACTTAATATTTGGATTTTAGTCATTTCACAAACCTCTGATGACTATTCTTTGTGTGATGCTCATTAAGCACTTTTTGTATGATTGTATGCACAAATTATTGGGAATAGTCAGGTGACACTTTTCAAAACTTGGTTTTGTACAACCTTATAAAACATTTTCATGCATGCTTATTGATGGTCCATTCAAACCAAATGTGGGTTAGATGGTGCATTGTACTTTGTCTCACTGAACTCTACAGAAGTCTTCTTGTTACTGGTACAGCATTTATGGGGAATAAACCTTATTTATCTTGTACCAAAAGCAATGGTCTGCTGCATATCATGATGCTCGCCTCAAATAACTTTTGCTTGCTGATCACCTAATTGTgtgattcacagagaccatgaagaggAAGGACAAGTTGCTTACCTGGAACTGTAATTCTTCAAGTGGCCATTTGTGAATTCGCACAATCCTGCCCATCCTCCCTAAACTGGGGCCATGTCACATCAGGGgtcatgcagctgtggactagGAACTGAAGGATTTTGGCAGCAACCAGGCCTTATATAGTCTCAGGATGTTGGGTTATTGCCAAAACGTTTCTACCTAGTAATTTAAGACAGTTCTGAACAGTCCTCTGTGCAGGTACAGATTACCCAATTTACCCAATTCTGTgaattcacagatgaccacttgaagaaatacagttacaggtaagcaacctgtctTTAtcctttcagctgcttttaaattctatttttacTCATatttttgtatgatttttttGCCATCTCTGTATTAGCTTTTGCTTGAGTCCCAGACTGGGAAAAGGTTGAGGTgtatattaggcctgtgcggtttcgttcgttaatttcgtaattcgtaaaacattcgttaatttttgcatttacggtacgataacaaaacatattttcaaacccggaagggtttttaaatatcaaaacggcaactcccacagtatttacgagctttcgcccgttttgtaaatggggcgggcggggcgaaggggcggcgcgagcgcacacccagtgagccaagcaccgcccctgcctattgggcgcccggcccgcgcgcgctcacccttacaatcggcctccgcgcgccatccaatcggctccggctcctgcgccctcctcctcctcctcctcctcctggcacttcctgcaacacagctgggaggaggaggaggaggagggcgcaggagccggagccgattggatggcgcgcgcgcgcgctcacccttacaaccggcctccgcgcgccatccaatcggctccggctcctgcgccctcctcctcctcctcctcctcctggcacttcctgaaacacagctgggaggaggaggaggaggaggagggcgcaggagccggagccggagcgcaggagccggggaggggattcctgcggcgccggctctgcctccgtggcccgcctgagatgagaccaataccatctgattgccacaaattgaaggctgcatccatccaggctcttttgctgtgagttttcagggctgtatgagtgtatgaccatgttccagaagcattctctcctgacattttgcccacatctatggcaggcatcctcagaggtctgttggaaactaggcaaatggagtttatctatgaaatgtccagggtgggagaaatgaaagccattcaatgctaatcaaggtgaccattactgcaacattcacacttacaaaatgttttgtaaatatttacgaaatttcgtaaataacaaaacatttttttggaaagttttgtaaatattttaaatatcgaaacaaaaaaaacaccccaattacaaatcgattttagaaacaatttttttcttgatcaaacaggcctagtgtaTATGcaacatgtttatttttaaagtaatatttttGCTCAGAAATCCCTCCATACTGGTTGCAATCACTCCCAAGCATGGCCATTTATTTCATTTAGATATCCCAAAAGGGAAGACTACCGAAAATAGGACCAAGAGGTAATACAGTATCACCTCGTGTTCTCTATTACTGTGATCCCAACTGTTCTCAGTTTGTTTTTTATGCTAACCAGTGGGAGAATTTCAATATAATATTTGAGAAAACTGTTCATTTCTTTCCTTAGTGTGTCTTTGATTTTCTCAGGATTCATCGCATTCTCTACTTGGCCAAAATTGGCTGAAAAGGTCAAAGTTTTTTTTGCCTTGGCACCTCCAACCGCAATCCCATTTGCTACAACCCCCCTCACAATATTCGCATGGCTTTCTGAAACAACATTACGCGTAAGTCTTTCTGGGGCCTTCCTTCTATAACCATTGAATGCTACATTCAAAAGCCATAGTGCTAAGTTAAACATTGCTCCCAATTTTTTCTTGCAGCAAACTCAAAACAGCTTATAAcacataattttaaatatatgaaaataagcTTATATGGAATTATATGGAAGCCAGCTCAGAACTCTATGTGTTCATGTTGTTGCCTAAGTCTGTAATAATACACAAACTTGCTAGCCAATTGCTTTTCATCAACACAATATTGTTTCCAGATAGTCATGTTCTGGTGCTAAAGATCTGAGCGTTTTTTCACAAGAAAATATCTGTACGCACAATCCTGCCCATCGTATACCTTGCATTTTAAGAAATCTAGTTGTTATCTGGAAAGAGTGAGGACTTTCCTTTTTTTGcatgaaaaatgtatttttcatgcAAAAAAGAGATATTTCACAAGATATTTTCTTGTGAAAAGTAAAATTTGACAAAATGTTTACTTGagaaaaatgcatacaaaatgTATACACTTAGAAAAAATCAATTAGAAAAAATCATGAATATACAGCTGTATATTCTAATGCTCATAATCTAATGTTCATAACttttattgttaattttgttaCTTGTTAGTAGAcgtattttgtgttttatatcaATTGGATGTGTTATGAATTGTTTattccattttatgtattttactgtattgcactttattgtattatttatgttgtaagccaccctgcaTATCATAGGGAGTGGGGCAGAATATTAaaaaacttttgttgttgttgttgttgttgttgttgttgttgttattattagctaGAATATTCCTCACAACCAGGTTCAGAAATGAAATGGAGTACACATGATGGTTGgaaattctgaaatttggtgaaaaCCACACTTACAAGC encodes:
- the LOC132771119 gene encoding lysosomal acid lipase/cholesteryl ester hydrolase-like isoform X2 produces the protein MLKDPYKQAYCDLQTEIIQLYGYPSEEHHVETEDGYILTVIRIPHGRHNDTNKGSRPTVYLQHALIGDASHWVSNQPQKSLGFILADAGYDVWLGNSRGNTYSLNHKTLTTKEQKFWEFSFHEMGYYDIPAVINFILKKTAQEHLYFVGHSEGSTAGFIAFSTWPKLAEKVKVFFALAPPTAIPFATTPLTIFAWLSETTLRIIFGNKGAFQYPTYLRKLFTKICVYSPRLSSNIMFFLAGYNAPNLNMSRLDIYAAHSPAGTSVQNGLHWCQNHRSKSFRAYDYGCAEKNMEKYNQTAPPIYKIENIKIPIAIWTGGQDLFVVPKDAAMLSSQISNLIYEKHIPEWQHLDFIWGMDAPERLYMDIIKIAKKFP
- the LOC132771119 gene encoding lipase member M-like isoform X1 — translated: MKVWIVIIAVCLWQGIVSLRGRYTSEEPAVKYNVNPECFLNVTEIIQLYGYPSEEHHVETEDGYILTVIRIPHGRHNDTNKGSRPTVYLQHALIGDASHWVSNQPQKSLGFILADAGYDVWLGNSRGNTYSLNHKTLTTKEQKFWEFSFHEMGYYDIPAVINFILKKTAQEHLYFVGHSEGSTAGFIAFSTWPKLAEKVKVFFALAPPTAIPFATTPLTIFAWLSETTLRIIFGNKGAFQYPTYLRKLFTKICVYSPRLSSNIMFFLAGYNAPNLNMSRLDIYAAHSPAGTSVQNGLHWCQNHRSKSFRAYDYGCAEKNMEKYNQTAPPIYKIENIKIPIAIWTGGQDLFVVPKDAAMLSSQISNLIYEKHIPEWQHLDFIWGMDAPERLYMDIIKIAKKFP